In one window of Gossypium arboreum isolate Shixiya-1 chromosome 4, ASM2569848v2, whole genome shotgun sequence DNA:
- the LOC108460806 gene encoding potassium transporter 8-like isoform X2, with protein sequence MDLEGAIPASPIKKESWKTVLSLAYQSLGVVYGDLSTSPLYVYKSAFAEDIQHSDTNEEIFGVLSFVFWTLTLMPLLKYVFIVLKADDNGEGGTFALYSLLCRHARVCSLPNCQLADEELSEYKKDGMASNNNRSFWGSSLKSTLEKHKILQRLLLVLALIGTCMVIGDGVLTPAISVFSAVSGLELSMSKEQHRYVEVPAACAILIFLFALQHYGTHRVGFLFAPVVITWLLCISAIGVYNIFYWNPKVYQALSPFYMYKFLKKTQKGGWMSLGGILLCITGSEAMFADLGHFSQLSIKIAFTFVVYPSLILAYMGQAAYLSKHHILETDYRIGFYVSVPEKIRWPVLVIAIFAAVVGSQAIITGTFSIIKQCSALGCFPRVKIIHTSSKMHGQIYIPEINWTLMLLCLAVTVGFRDTKRMGNASGLAVITVMLVTTCLMSLVIVLCWHKSVFLAILFIFFFGSIEALYFSASLIKFLEGAWVPIALALIFSAIMYVWHYGTLKKYEFDVQNKVSINWLLALGPTLGIVRVRGIGLIHTELVSGIPAIFSHFVTNLPAFHQVVVFLCIKSVPVPHVSPKERFLVGRVGPKEYRLYRCIARYGYRDVHKDDLDFEKDLICSIAEFIRSERPECSIPILDSENDERMTVIGTSSSNLEGIRMHEDGDVDSSEIVGTSERRVAKSPEKVRKRVRFIVPESSQIDNGVKEELRELMEAREAGMAFILGHSYVRAKKGSSLIKKIVINLGYDFLRRNSRGPTYVLSIPHASTLEVGMVYQV encoded by the exons ATGGATCTTGAAGGTGCTATCCCCGCGAGTCCAATA AAGAAGGAATCATGGAAGACAGTGTTAAGTTTAGCTTATCAGAGTTTAGGTGTTGTTTATGGAGATTTAAGTACTTCCCCTTTATATGTATACAAAAGTGCTTTTGCTGAGGATATTCAACACTCTGATACAAATGAAGAGATATTTGGGGTTTTATCATTTGTGTTCTGGACATTGACATTGATGCCATTACTGAAATATGTGTTTATTGTGCTCAAAGCTGATGATAATGGGGAAGGTGGAACTTTTGCATTATATTCATTGCTCTGCAGGCATGCCAGGGTGTGTTCTTTGCCTAATTGTCAGCTTGCAGATGAGGAATTATCAGAGTACAAAAAAGATGGGATGGCATCAAATAATAATAGGAGCTTTTGGGGTTCAAGTTTGAAATCAACTTTAgaaaaacacaaaatattgcaAAGGCTATTGCTTGTATTGGCTTTGATTGGAACTTGCATGGTCATTGGAGATGGGGTTCTCACACCTGCAATTTCTG TTTTTTCAGCAGTTTCAGGGTTGGAGCTTTCAATGTCCAAAGAGCAACATCGAT ATGTCGAAGTCCCAGCAGCTTGTGCCATTCTCATATTCTTGTTTGCGCTCCAACATTATGGGACACATCGAGTAGGGTTCTTATTTGCACCAGTGGTGATAACATGGCTTTTATGCATCAGTGCCATTGGGGTTTACAATATCTTCTATTGGAACCCCAAGGTTTACCAAGCTCTGTCCCCTTTTTACATGTACAAGTTCTTGAAGAAGACCCAAAAGGGTGGTTGGATGTCACTTGGTGGGATCCTGCTCTGTATAACAG GCTCAGAAGCTATGTTTGCTGATCTTGGACACTTTTCACAGTTGTCCATCAAG ATTGCTTTCACCTTTGTGGTTTATCCATCTCTAATCCTTGCATATATGGGACAAGCTGCATATCTTTCGAAGCATCATATTCTCGAAACCGACTACCGGATTGGATTCTATGTCTCTGTACCAGAGAAAATAAGATGGCCTGTTCTGGTTATAGCCATATTTGCAGCAGTTGTGGGAAGTCAAGCCATAATTACTGGAACATTCTCAATCATCAAACAATGTTCTGCTTTGGGTTGCTTCCCAAGGGTCAAAATTATCCACACTTCATCCAAAATGCATGGCCAGATTTACATACCGGAGATCAACTGGACTCTAATGCTGTTATGCTTGGCAGTGACTGTTGGTTTTCGAGACACAAAACGCATGGGAAATGCATCAG GTTTGGCAGTTATAACAGTTATGCTGGTTACAACATGTTTAATGTCTCTGGTTATTGTCTTATGCTGGCATAAAAGTGTTTTTCTGGCTATTTTGTTTATATTCTTCTTTGGCTCCATTGAAGCACTGTATTTCTCAGCATCTCTTATCAAGTTCCTTGAAGGGGCTTGGGTTCCTATtgcccttgctttaatattttcagCCATAATGTATGTTTGGCACTATGGCACACTCAAGAAATATGAGTTTGATGTTCAGAATAAGGTCTCTATCAACTGGCTCCTTGCTCTAGGTCCGACTCTCGGTATTGTTCGGGTCCGAGGCATTGGGCTTATACATACTGAGCTTGTTTCCGGGATCCCAGCTATTTTTTCTCACTTTGTCACCAACCTCCCTGCATTCCACCAAGTTGTAGTATTTCTTTGCATAAAATCAGTTCCAGTACCACATGTGAGTCCAAAGGAAAGGTTCCTAGTAGGAAGAGTCGGTCCCAAGGAATACAGGCTCTATCGATGTATAGCACGATATGGATATCGAGACGTTCACAAAGATGATCTCGACTTTGAAAAAGATCTTATTTGTAGTATTGCGGAATTTATCAGAtcagagagacctgaatgtagtATTCCGATACTAGACTCTGAAAATGATGAAAGAATGACAGTTATCGGGACATCATCATCTAATTTAGAAGGTATAAGAATGCATGAAGATGGTGATGTGGATTCATCTGAAATTGTTGGCACTTCAGAGCGAAGGGTGGCAAAGTCCCCGGAGAAGGTGAGGAAGAGAGTGCGGTTCATTGTCCCGGAAAGTTCACAGATCGATAACGGCGTGAAGGAGGAATTACGAGAACTGATGGAAGCAAGGGAGGCAGGAATGGCATTCATACTTGGCCATTCATATGTAAGAGCAAAGAAAGGATCAAGTTTGATAAAGAAAATTGTGATAAATTTGGGATATGATTTCTTAAGAAGAAACTCTAGAGGACCAACTTACGTCCTAAGCATTCCTCATGCATCTACACTAGAGGTTGGGATGGT
- the LOC108460806 gene encoding potassium transporter 8-like isoform X3, which yields MGFSHLQFLVFFSNIKSGFHLFFLGFILRLSGFLQFFQQFQGWSFQCPKSNIDSLYHSADVEVPAACAILIFLFALQHYGTHRVGFLFAPVVITWLLCISAIGVYNIFYWNPKVYQALSPFYMYKFLKKTQKGGWMSLGGILLCITGSEAMFADLGHFSQLSIKIAFTFVVYPSLILAYMGQAAYLSKHHILETDYRIGFYVSVPEKIRWPVLVIAIFAAVVGSQAIITGTFSIIKQCSALGCFPRVKIIHTSSKMHGQIYIPEINWTLMLLCLAVTVGFRDTKRMGNASGLAVITVMLVTTCLMSLVIVLCWHKSVFLAILFIFFFGSIEALYFSASLIKFLEGAWVPIALALIFSAIMYVWHYGTLKKYEFDVQNKVSINWLLALGPTLGIVRVRGIGLIHTELVSGIPAIFSHFVTNLPAFHQVVVFLCIKSVPVPHVSPKERFLVGRVGPKEYRLYRCIARYGYRDVHKDDLDFEKDLICSIAEFIRSERPECSIPILDSENDERMTVIGTSSSNLEGIRMHEDGDVDSSEIVGTSERRVAKSPEKVRKRVRFIVPESSQIDNGVKEELRELMEAREAGMAFILGHSYVRAKKGSSLIKKIVINLGYDFLRRNSRGPTYVLSIPHASTLEVGMVYQV from the exons ATGGGGTTCTCACACCTGCAATTTCTGGTATTTTTTTCAAACATAAAATCTGGGTTTCATTTATTTTTCCTTGGGTTTATACTAAGACTTTCTGGGTTTCTGCAGTTTTTTCAGCAGTTTCAGGGTTGGAGCTTTCAATGTCCAAAGAGCAACATCGAT AGTTTATATCATTCTGCAGATGTCGAAGTCCCAGCAGCTTGTGCCATTCTCATATTCTTGTTTGCGCTCCAACATTATGGGACACATCGAGTAGGGTTCTTATTTGCACCAGTGGTGATAACATGGCTTTTATGCATCAGTGCCATTGGGGTTTACAATATCTTCTATTGGAACCCCAAGGTTTACCAAGCTCTGTCCCCTTTTTACATGTACAAGTTCTTGAAGAAGACCCAAAAGGGTGGTTGGATGTCACTTGGTGGGATCCTGCTCTGTATAACAG GCTCAGAAGCTATGTTTGCTGATCTTGGACACTTTTCACAGTTGTCCATCAAG ATTGCTTTCACCTTTGTGGTTTATCCATCTCTAATCCTTGCATATATGGGACAAGCTGCATATCTTTCGAAGCATCATATTCTCGAAACCGACTACCGGATTGGATTCTATGTCTCTGTACCAGAGAAAATAAGATGGCCTGTTCTGGTTATAGCCATATTTGCAGCAGTTGTGGGAAGTCAAGCCATAATTACTGGAACATTCTCAATCATCAAACAATGTTCTGCTTTGGGTTGCTTCCCAAGGGTCAAAATTATCCACACTTCATCCAAAATGCATGGCCAGATTTACATACCGGAGATCAACTGGACTCTAATGCTGTTATGCTTGGCAGTGACTGTTGGTTTTCGAGACACAAAACGCATGGGAAATGCATCAG GTTTGGCAGTTATAACAGTTATGCTGGTTACAACATGTTTAATGTCTCTGGTTATTGTCTTATGCTGGCATAAAAGTGTTTTTCTGGCTATTTTGTTTATATTCTTCTTTGGCTCCATTGAAGCACTGTATTTCTCAGCATCTCTTATCAAGTTCCTTGAAGGGGCTTGGGTTCCTATtgcccttgctttaatattttcagCCATAATGTATGTTTGGCACTATGGCACACTCAAGAAATATGAGTTTGATGTTCAGAATAAGGTCTCTATCAACTGGCTCCTTGCTCTAGGTCCGACTCTCGGTATTGTTCGGGTCCGAGGCATTGGGCTTATACATACTGAGCTTGTTTCCGGGATCCCAGCTATTTTTTCTCACTTTGTCACCAACCTCCCTGCATTCCACCAAGTTGTAGTATTTCTTTGCATAAAATCAGTTCCAGTACCACATGTGAGTCCAAAGGAAAGGTTCCTAGTAGGAAGAGTCGGTCCCAAGGAATACAGGCTCTATCGATGTATAGCACGATATGGATATCGAGACGTTCACAAAGATGATCTCGACTTTGAAAAAGATCTTATTTGTAGTATTGCGGAATTTATCAGAtcagagagacctgaatgtagtATTCCGATACTAGACTCTGAAAATGATGAAAGAATGACAGTTATCGGGACATCATCATCTAATTTAGAAGGTATAAGAATGCATGAAGATGGTGATGTGGATTCATCTGAAATTGTTGGCACTTCAGAGCGAAGGGTGGCAAAGTCCCCGGAGAAGGTGAGGAAGAGAGTGCGGTTCATTGTCCCGGAAAGTTCACAGATCGATAACGGCGTGAAGGAGGAATTACGAGAACTGATGGAAGCAAGGGAGGCAGGAATGGCATTCATACTTGGCCATTCATATGTAAGAGCAAAGAAAGGATCAAGTTTGATAAAGAAAATTGTGATAAATTTGGGATATGATTTCTTAAGAAGAAACTCTAGAGGACCAACTTACGTCCTAAGCATTCCTCATGCATCTACACTAGAGGTTGGGATGGT
- the LOC108460806 gene encoding potassium transporter 8-like isoform X1, producing the protein MDLEGAIPASPIKKESWKTVLSLAYQSLGVVYGDLSTSPLYVYKSAFAEDIQHSDTNEEIFGVLSFVFWTLTLMPLLKYVFIVLKADDNGEGGTFALYSLLCRHARVCSLPNCQLADEELSEYKKDGMASNNNRSFWGSSLKSTLEKHKILQRLLLVLALIGTCMVIGDGVLTPAISGIFFKHKIWVSFIFPWVYTKTFWVSAVFSAVSGLELSMSKEQHRYVEVPAACAILIFLFALQHYGTHRVGFLFAPVVITWLLCISAIGVYNIFYWNPKVYQALSPFYMYKFLKKTQKGGWMSLGGILLCITGSEAMFADLGHFSQLSIKIAFTFVVYPSLILAYMGQAAYLSKHHILETDYRIGFYVSVPEKIRWPVLVIAIFAAVVGSQAIITGTFSIIKQCSALGCFPRVKIIHTSSKMHGQIYIPEINWTLMLLCLAVTVGFRDTKRMGNASGLAVITVMLVTTCLMSLVIVLCWHKSVFLAILFIFFFGSIEALYFSASLIKFLEGAWVPIALALIFSAIMYVWHYGTLKKYEFDVQNKVSINWLLALGPTLGIVRVRGIGLIHTELVSGIPAIFSHFVTNLPAFHQVVVFLCIKSVPVPHVSPKERFLVGRVGPKEYRLYRCIARYGYRDVHKDDLDFEKDLICSIAEFIRSERPECSIPILDSENDERMTVIGTSSSNLEGIRMHEDGDVDSSEIVGTSERRVAKSPEKVRKRVRFIVPESSQIDNGVKEELRELMEAREAGMAFILGHSYVRAKKGSSLIKKIVINLGYDFLRRNSRGPTYVLSIPHASTLEVGMVYQV; encoded by the exons ATGGATCTTGAAGGTGCTATCCCCGCGAGTCCAATA AAGAAGGAATCATGGAAGACAGTGTTAAGTTTAGCTTATCAGAGTTTAGGTGTTGTTTATGGAGATTTAAGTACTTCCCCTTTATATGTATACAAAAGTGCTTTTGCTGAGGATATTCAACACTCTGATACAAATGAAGAGATATTTGGGGTTTTATCATTTGTGTTCTGGACATTGACATTGATGCCATTACTGAAATATGTGTTTATTGTGCTCAAAGCTGATGATAATGGGGAAGGTGGAACTTTTGCATTATATTCATTGCTCTGCAGGCATGCCAGGGTGTGTTCTTTGCCTAATTGTCAGCTTGCAGATGAGGAATTATCAGAGTACAAAAAAGATGGGATGGCATCAAATAATAATAGGAGCTTTTGGGGTTCAAGTTTGAAATCAACTTTAgaaaaacacaaaatattgcaAAGGCTATTGCTTGTATTGGCTTTGATTGGAACTTGCATGGTCATTGGAGATGGGGTTCTCACACCTGCAATTTCTGGTATTTTTTTCAAACATAAAATCTGGGTTTCATTTATTTTTCCTTGGGTTTATACTAAGACTTTCTGGGTTTCTGCAGTTTTTTCAGCAGTTTCAGGGTTGGAGCTTTCAATGTCCAAAGAGCAACATCGAT ATGTCGAAGTCCCAGCAGCTTGTGCCATTCTCATATTCTTGTTTGCGCTCCAACATTATGGGACACATCGAGTAGGGTTCTTATTTGCACCAGTGGTGATAACATGGCTTTTATGCATCAGTGCCATTGGGGTTTACAATATCTTCTATTGGAACCCCAAGGTTTACCAAGCTCTGTCCCCTTTTTACATGTACAAGTTCTTGAAGAAGACCCAAAAGGGTGGTTGGATGTCACTTGGTGGGATCCTGCTCTGTATAACAG GCTCAGAAGCTATGTTTGCTGATCTTGGACACTTTTCACAGTTGTCCATCAAG ATTGCTTTCACCTTTGTGGTTTATCCATCTCTAATCCTTGCATATATGGGACAAGCTGCATATCTTTCGAAGCATCATATTCTCGAAACCGACTACCGGATTGGATTCTATGTCTCTGTACCAGAGAAAATAAGATGGCCTGTTCTGGTTATAGCCATATTTGCAGCAGTTGTGGGAAGTCAAGCCATAATTACTGGAACATTCTCAATCATCAAACAATGTTCTGCTTTGGGTTGCTTCCCAAGGGTCAAAATTATCCACACTTCATCCAAAATGCATGGCCAGATTTACATACCGGAGATCAACTGGACTCTAATGCTGTTATGCTTGGCAGTGACTGTTGGTTTTCGAGACACAAAACGCATGGGAAATGCATCAG GTTTGGCAGTTATAACAGTTATGCTGGTTACAACATGTTTAATGTCTCTGGTTATTGTCTTATGCTGGCATAAAAGTGTTTTTCTGGCTATTTTGTTTATATTCTTCTTTGGCTCCATTGAAGCACTGTATTTCTCAGCATCTCTTATCAAGTTCCTTGAAGGGGCTTGGGTTCCTATtgcccttgctttaatattttcagCCATAATGTATGTTTGGCACTATGGCACACTCAAGAAATATGAGTTTGATGTTCAGAATAAGGTCTCTATCAACTGGCTCCTTGCTCTAGGTCCGACTCTCGGTATTGTTCGGGTCCGAGGCATTGGGCTTATACATACTGAGCTTGTTTCCGGGATCCCAGCTATTTTTTCTCACTTTGTCACCAACCTCCCTGCATTCCACCAAGTTGTAGTATTTCTTTGCATAAAATCAGTTCCAGTACCACATGTGAGTCCAAAGGAAAGGTTCCTAGTAGGAAGAGTCGGTCCCAAGGAATACAGGCTCTATCGATGTATAGCACGATATGGATATCGAGACGTTCACAAAGATGATCTCGACTTTGAAAAAGATCTTATTTGTAGTATTGCGGAATTTATCAGAtcagagagacctgaatgtagtATTCCGATACTAGACTCTGAAAATGATGAAAGAATGACAGTTATCGGGACATCATCATCTAATTTAGAAGGTATAAGAATGCATGAAGATGGTGATGTGGATTCATCTGAAATTGTTGGCACTTCAGAGCGAAGGGTGGCAAAGTCCCCGGAGAAGGTGAGGAAGAGAGTGCGGTTCATTGTCCCGGAAAGTTCACAGATCGATAACGGCGTGAAGGAGGAATTACGAGAACTGATGGAAGCAAGGGAGGCAGGAATGGCATTCATACTTGGCCATTCATATGTAAGAGCAAAGAAAGGATCAAGTTTGATAAAGAAAATTGTGATAAATTTGGGATATGATTTCTTAAGAAGAAACTCTAGAGGACCAACTTACGTCCTAAGCATTCCTCATGCATCTACACTAGAGGTTGGGATGGT